The following are from one region of the Candidatus Kinetoplastibacterium crithidii genome:
- the nuoL gene encoding NADH-quinone oxidoreductase subunit L yields MNIFPLNPNIFLIISLAPLFGSILSGLLGTSFFGKPILDKKSTHIITIFAVFVSFIGSVIVITDIINNRSCYEHVLYTWSAIDNVELEVGFLIDILSALMMLIITSISLMVHIYSIGYMSDDEGYQRFFSYISLFTFAMLMLVMSNNMMQLFFGWEAVGLVSYLLIGFWYNKDSAIIANMKAFLVNKVGDFGFILGIGLLFSYTGTMNYHEIFDKVDGLVGKVIDHDIIFSGCSIITVACFCLFVGAMGKSAQVPLHAWLPDSMEGPTPISALIHAATMVTAGIFMVARFSPVFEYSSFVLSFIVFVGSIGALFLGILGIIQYDIKKVIAYSTLSQLGYMTVALGVSSYSLAIFHLMTHAFFKALLFLGAGSVILGMHHNQDIRYMGGLYRYMPITWITFLIGTLSLVGTPFFSGFYSKELILETVKNSDLYGSSVAYYFLLIGIFVTSVYSFRLYFLVFHGHFKQKHNHLDAHKIPGHKIDNSYPKESSIVVTMPLLILSIPAIFIGYIFADRFLFNGLFDNVITIIPEHLAFYKVSLGWHGSLNFALHSLTSIPFLLTVSGAIISWYLFLINTNLPSVIKSRFSLVYKILQEKYYFDVLYEKIAVSAYYIGLFFWQFCDQILIDKLLVNGCANIACFCSKISKKLQSGFIYYYSLSMTVGIVCLVTFFVFIR; encoded by the coding sequence ATGAATATTTTTCCATTAAATCCTAATATTTTCCTAATTATATCTTTAGCACCTTTATTTGGATCAATATTATCCGGTTTGTTAGGAACTAGTTTTTTTGGTAAGCCTATCTTAGATAAAAAGAGTACTCATATTATTACAATATTTGCAGTTTTTGTTTCTTTTATCGGATCTGTAATTGTAATAACTGATATTATTAATAATCGTAGTTGTTATGAACATGTTTTGTATACTTGGAGTGCTATAGACAATGTTGAGTTGGAAGTAGGTTTTTTAATTGATATATTATCTGCATTGATGATGTTGATAATAACATCAATTTCTTTGATGGTTCATATTTACTCAATAGGTTATATGTCCGATGATGAGGGTTATCAGCGTTTTTTCTCTTATATTTCTTTATTTACATTTGCAATGTTAATGTTAGTTATGTCTAATAATATGATGCAATTGTTCTTTGGTTGGGAAGCTGTCGGACTAGTATCTTATTTGCTAATAGGTTTTTGGTATAACAAAGATTCTGCAATTATAGCAAATATGAAGGCTTTTTTAGTTAATAAAGTAGGTGATTTTGGTTTTATATTAGGTATAGGTTTATTATTTTCTTATACTGGAACAATGAATTATCATGAGATTTTTGATAAAGTAGATGGTTTAGTTGGTAAAGTTATTGATCATGATATTATTTTTTCTGGATGTTCTATTATTACAGTTGCATGTTTTTGTTTGTTTGTAGGAGCAATGGGGAAGTCAGCACAAGTTCCATTGCATGCCTGGTTACCAGATTCCATGGAAGGTCCCACTCCAATTTCTGCATTAATACATGCAGCTACTATGGTTACTGCTGGTATTTTTATGGTTGCTCGTTTTTCTCCTGTTTTTGAATATTCATCATTCGTTTTGTCATTTATCGTTTTCGTAGGATCTATTGGAGCCTTATTTTTAGGTATATTAGGTATTATACAGTACGATATTAAAAAGGTTATCGCTTACTCCACATTATCACAACTAGGTTATATGACAGTTGCTTTAGGAGTATCTTCATATTCTTTGGCAATTTTCCATTTGATGACTCATGCCTTTTTTAAAGCTCTTTTATTTTTAGGGGCTGGTTCTGTTATATTAGGTATGCATCATAATCAGGATATTAGATATATGGGTGGGTTATATAGGTATATGCCTATAACTTGGATAACTTTTCTAATAGGGACTTTATCTTTAGTTGGCACTCCTTTCTTCTCTGGTTTTTATTCTAAAGAACTGATATTAGAAACGGTTAAGAATTCTGATCTTTATGGATCATCTGTTGCATATTATTTTTTGCTTATCGGTATTTTTGTTACATCTGTATATTCTTTTAGGTTATATTTCCTAGTTTTTCATGGTCATTTTAAGCAAAAACATAATCATTTAGATGCACATAAAATTCCTGGTCATAAGATTGATAATAGTTATCCAAAAGAATCTTCTATTGTTGTAACTATGCCATTATTAATATTATCTATTCCAGCTATATTTATAGGATATATTTTTGCTGATAGATTTTTGTTTAATGGCTTATTTGATAATGTTATTACGATAATTCCAGAACATTTAGCTTTTTATAAAGTTTCATTGGGATGGCATGGCAGTCTAAATTTTGCTTTACATTCTCTAACATCTATACCTTTTTTATTAACTGTAAGTGGTGCTATTATTTCATGGTATTTGTTTTTGATTAATACAAATCTACCTTCTGTAATTAAGAGTAGATTTTCTTTAGTTTATAAGATATTACAAGAAAAATATTATTTTGATGTTTTATATGAGAAAATTGCAGTGAGTGCTTATTATATAGGATTATTTTTTTGGCAATTTTGTGATCAAATCCTAATTGATAAGTTACTTGTAAATGGTTGTGCTAATATTGCTTGTTTTTGTTCAAAGATTAGCAAAAAATTACAATCTGGTTTTATCTACTATTATTCTCTTTCCATGACTGTGGGTATTGTTTGTTTAGTAACATTTTTTGTATTTATTCGATGA
- the nuoK gene encoding NADH-quinone oxidoreductase subunit NuoK translates to MLTLSYCLIVSSIIFSIGLVGIFINRKNLIVLLMSLELLLLSVDFNLVAFSRFNNDISGQVFVFFILTVAAAEAAIGLALLVLLFRKSGVVDSNAISNLRG, encoded by the coding sequence ATGTTAACCTTATCATATTGTCTTATTGTTAGTTCTATTATTTTTTCTATAGGTTTAGTTGGAATTTTTATAAATAGAAAAAATTTAATTGTTTTGTTAATGTCTTTAGAATTATTATTATTGTCAGTTGATTTTAATCTAGTTGCATTTTCTAGATTTAATAATGATATATCAGGTCAAGTTTTTGTTTTTTTTATTTTAACAGTTGCAGCTGCTGAAGCAGCTATAGGATTGGCATTGTTGGTCTTATTATTTAGAAAATCAGGTGTTGTAGATTCTAATGCAATTAGCAATCTTAGAGGATGA
- a CDS encoding NADH-quinone oxidoreductase subunit J has protein sequence MSFIDFLFSFLSVVACLSAVCVVVVRNPILAVINLILVFINVSMIWMILGSEFLSLILILVYVGAVMVMFLFVVMMIDLHKLNEKLTLNRYIIFGFVVGFILVIETAMILFATWSQDVYIPMSNCSSITNSFSIGYAMYSDYYIFVEIGAVILLVGMVSAITLTLRTRKDRKINEVDVALKTDPNNRLIMVKFPKNVNNYYANSLSSKEGNE, from the coding sequence ATGAGTTTTATCGATTTTCTTTTTTCTTTTTTATCTGTTGTAGCATGCCTATCTGCAGTTTGTGTAGTAGTAGTTAGAAATCCTATTTTAGCTGTTATTAATTTGATACTAGTTTTTATAAATGTTTCCATGATCTGGATGATATTAGGCTCAGAGTTTTTATCATTGATACTAATATTGGTTTATGTTGGTGCTGTTATGGTTATGTTTTTATTTGTCGTAATGATGATAGATCTTCATAAGCTTAACGAAAAGCTTACTTTAAATAGATATATAATTTTTGGTTTTGTTGTTGGCTTCATTTTAGTTATAGAAACAGCTATGATATTATTTGCGACATGGAGTCAAGATGTTTATATTCCTATGAGTAATTGTTCTAGTATAACTAACTCTTTTTCTATCGGTTATGCTATGTATTCTGATTATTACATCTTTGTTGAAATAGGTGCTGTAATATTATTGGTAGGTATGGTATCTGCGATTACTCTGACACTTCGTACTAGGAAAGATAGAAAAATAAATGAAGTTGATGTCGCTTTAAAGACAGACCCAAATAACAGGCTGATTATGGTAAAATTTCCTAAAAATGTAAACAATTATTATGCTAATAGTCTTTCTTCTAAAGAAGGAAATGAATAA
- the nuoI gene encoding NADH-quinone oxidoreductase subunit NuoI produces MKSIGRFLRSLMLVDFLKGMFITGKYFFKGKNTLIYPYEKTPISPRFRGLHALRRYPNGEERCIACKLCEAVCPAMAISIDSEQREDGTRRTTRYDIDLTKCIFCGFCEESCPVDSIVETHFYEYHGEKRGDLYFTKEMLLAIGDKYESEISSRKAQDAFYR; encoded by the coding sequence ATGAAGTCTATAGGAAGGTTTTTACGTAGTCTCATGCTTGTTGATTTCTTGAAAGGGATGTTTATAACAGGTAAATACTTTTTTAAAGGTAAAAATACTTTGATCTATCCATATGAGAAAACTCCTATTTCACCAAGATTTAGAGGATTACACGCTTTAAGGCGTTATCCAAATGGAGAAGAGCGTTGTATTGCTTGTAAGCTATGTGAGGCTGTTTGCCCAGCTATGGCTATAAGTATAGATTCTGAGCAAAGGGAAGATGGTACAAGACGTACTACTAGATATGATATTGATCTTACTAAATGTATTTTTTGTGGGTTTTGTGAGGAAAGTTGCCCTGTTGATTCTATAGTAGAAACACATTTTTATGAATATCATGGAGAAAAAAGGGGGGATCTTTATTTTACAAAAGAGATGCTTTTAGCTATTGGCGATAAATATGAGTCTGAGATTTCATCTAGAAAAGCTCAAGATGCTTTTTATCGTTGA
- the nuoH gene encoding NADH-quinone oxidoreductase subunit NuoH, with the protein MISELIFVNFLNSNISLVLYTILKIFAIMLPVIVCVAYLTYWERKMIAAMHVRLGPNRVGYGGLLQPFADVFKLLTKEVIIPSESNKVLFLIAPVITLMPALAAWAVIPFGPDIVLADINAGLLYVMSITSLGVYGVIIAGWASNSKYALLGGLRAAAQMISYELAIGFILVTVLLVSRSLNMSDIVSVQNKGFFYDIGIPFLSWNWLPLLPLFVIYVISSVAETNRHPFDVVEGESEIVAGHMVEYSGVSFAIFFLAEYANIILLSCMASVIFLGGWYPPFNFFPFYLVPGWVWLWIKTFFIVCLFIWFRASFPRYRYDQIMRLGWKIFIPITGIWFLVVAIWVRTPWNIWY; encoded by the coding sequence ATGATATCAGAATTGATTTTTGTAAATTTCTTGAATAGTAATATATCTTTGGTTTTATATACCATTTTAAAAATATTCGCTATTATGCTTCCTGTAATAGTTTGTGTGGCTTATCTGACATATTGGGAACGTAAAATGATTGCAGCAATGCATGTCAGACTTGGTCCTAATAGGGTTGGTTATGGAGGTCTTCTTCAGCCATTTGCTGATGTATTTAAATTGTTAACTAAAGAAGTTATTATACCTAGTGAATCTAACAAGGTTCTTTTTTTAATTGCTCCAGTTATTACTCTTATGCCAGCATTGGCTGCATGGGCTGTTATACCATTTGGGCCTGATATTGTTTTAGCTGATATTAATGCTGGCCTTTTATATGTTATGTCTATTACTTCCTTGGGCGTTTATGGTGTTATTATAGCTGGTTGGGCATCAAATTCAAAATATGCTTTGTTAGGAGGTTTAAGAGCGGCTGCTCAAATGATATCTTATGAATTAGCTATTGGATTTATCTTGGTTACTGTTTTATTAGTTTCCAGAAGTTTGAATATGAGTGATATTGTTAGTGTTCAAAATAAAGGTTTTTTTTATGATATAGGAATACCTTTTTTATCTTGGAATTGGTTGCCACTATTACCTTTATTTGTTATATATGTTATCTCATCTGTTGCCGAAACAAATAGACATCCTTTTGATGTTGTAGAAGGAGAATCTGAGATTGTTGCTGGTCATATGGTTGAATATTCAGGGGTTTCATTTGCAATATTCTTTTTAGCTGAATATGCAAATATTATTTTGTTATCATGTATGGCTTCAGTAATATTCTTGGGTGGTTGGTATCCTCCGTTTAATTTTTTTCCTTTTTATTTAGTACCTGGATGGGTCTGGCTTTGGATCAAGACTTTTTTTATAGTGTGTTTGTTTATATGGTTTAGAGCTTCTTTTCCAAGATATAGGTATGATCAAATAATGAGACTTGGTTGGAAAATATTTATACCAATTACAGGAATATGGTTTTTGGTAGTTGCTATTTGGGTTAGAACACCATGGAATATATGGTATTAG
- a CDS encoding NADH-quinone oxidoreductase subunit G — protein sequence MIEITVNGEKIRVPKGSSLIQVTEKLGCYVPHFCYHKKLSVAANCRMCLVEIEKTPKLMPACSTIVSEGMVVHTDSRKVKEAQNSVMEFLLINHPLDCPVCDQGGECQLQDLAVGYGKKKSRYSEQEKRVVFHKNFGPLISAEEMSRCIHCTRCIRFGEEIAGIKELGMLGRGEHSEISTFLGNYIESELSGNMIDICPVGALTSKPFRFKARTWELARRKSISPHDSLGTNLIMQVKNNQVMRVVPFENDDVNECWITDRDRFSYEGLNSADRLSSPMFKDSNGDWNEISWEEALEKIAEKLNLIKNKYGEQQIAGIASEYSTLEEFYLFKKLLNNLGSDNIDFRLRQNDSNLDKIFKGIPWLGFSLEELEKLDILLIVGSDLRNDHPLIAHRIRKAAKRGAKIFILDSYQSNQFIDIAGRITVIPSKLHLLLAELCVILSKNMSKDIPKEFEELCLTDNKTLLMIAEALLDRNNKSAILLGNMALSVPNSSKLVANAGYIANIIDSGISFLVNGANNIGGYISNFLPKKGKLVNDIFNSSLKSYIVLHSDPYLDIDNGLNALKAIEDSEFSIALTPYFSFAKKWANVILPISPFSETSGTYINSQGIIQSFKGVVVPFGKTRPAWKVFCALGKLLNISGFNYESSDEVKQDILNFDLKTRLSNSIDISFIGIDNFSDKFERIANVPIYRSDVIVRNSQSLQKTKYSQPPVLRLNGSSLKQLGISNGEMVKISSSGNSIKVIAINDDCVPDQGLYLPAAFEETAALGWSFEDINVEKL from the coding sequence ATGATAGAAATAACCGTTAATGGTGAAAAAATAAGAGTTCCAAAGGGAAGTAGCCTGATTCAGGTTACTGAAAAACTTGGATGTTATGTGCCACATTTTTGCTATCACAAAAAATTGTCAGTTGCTGCAAATTGCCGTATGTGTTTAGTAGAGATAGAAAAAACACCTAAGCTCATGCCTGCTTGTTCCACTATAGTAAGTGAAGGGATGGTTGTGCATACTGATTCCAGGAAAGTCAAAGAAGCACAAAACTCTGTTATGGAGTTTTTGCTAATTAACCATCCTCTTGACTGTCCTGTCTGTGATCAGGGAGGTGAGTGTCAGTTGCAAGATTTAGCTGTTGGTTATGGTAAGAAAAAATCTCGTTATTCTGAACAGGAAAAAAGAGTAGTTTTTCATAAAAATTTTGGTCCTTTAATATCTGCTGAAGAAATGAGTCGTTGTATACACTGTACTCGCTGTATACGTTTTGGAGAAGAGATAGCAGGAATAAAAGAGTTAGGTATGCTTGGTCGTGGTGAGCATTCAGAAATATCGACTTTTCTAGGTAATTATATAGAATCTGAGTTATCAGGTAATATGATAGATATATGTCCAGTTGGAGCGCTTACTTCTAAGCCTTTCAGATTTAAGGCCCGTACTTGGGAATTGGCTAGGAGAAAATCAATTAGTCCCCATGACAGTTTAGGTACAAACTTGATAATGCAGGTTAAGAATAATCAGGTTATGAGGGTTGTTCCTTTTGAAAATGATGATGTTAATGAGTGTTGGATAACAGATAGAGATCGTTTTTCCTATGAAGGATTAAATAGTGCTGATAGGTTATCTTCCCCTATGTTTAAGGATAGTAATGGTGATTGGAATGAAATATCTTGGGAAGAAGCATTAGAAAAAATTGCTGAAAAACTTAATTTAATAAAAAATAAATATGGTGAGCAACAAATTGCTGGTATAGCTTCTGAGTATTCTACCTTAGAAGAGTTCTATTTATTTAAAAAATTATTGAATAATCTAGGGTCTGATAATATAGATTTTAGATTGCGCCAAAATGATTCTAATTTAGATAAAATTTTTAAGGGCATCCCTTGGTTGGGATTCTCTTTGGAAGAGTTAGAAAAATTAGATATTTTACTAATAGTAGGATCTGATTTAAGGAATGATCATCCATTAATAGCACATAGAATTCGTAAAGCAGCTAAGCGTGGAGCAAAGATTTTTATATTAGATAGTTATCAATCAAATCAATTTATTGATATTGCAGGTAGAATTACTGTTATTCCTTCAAAACTCCATTTGTTATTAGCGGAATTATGTGTAATTTTGTCAAAAAATATGTCTAAAGATATTCCAAAAGAATTCGAGGAATTGTGCCTCACTGATAACAAAACATTGCTTATGATTGCTGAAGCTTTATTAGATAGAAATAATAAGTCAGCCATTTTATTGGGTAATATGGCTTTATCGGTGCCTAATTCATCAAAATTAGTAGCAAATGCAGGTTATATTGCTAATATTATTGATTCTGGCATTTCTTTTCTTGTTAATGGAGCAAATAATATTGGTGGTTATATATCTAATTTTCTTCCTAAAAAAGGAAAATTAGTAAATGATATTTTTAATAGTTCGTTGAAATCATATATAGTTCTCCATTCTGATCCATATTTAGATATCGACAATGGTCTAAATGCTTTAAAAGCTATAGAAGATTCTGAGTTTTCAATTGCATTAACTCCTTATTTTTCTTTTGCTAAGAAATGGGCAAATGTAATACTTCCAATCTCTCCTTTTAGTGAAACTTCAGGAACATATATAAACTCTCAAGGTATTATTCAAAGTTTTAAAGGCGTAGTTGTTCCTTTTGGTAAAACTAGACCTGCATGGAAGGTTTTTTGTGCTTTGGGAAAATTATTAAATATTTCTGGATTTAATTATGAAAGTTCCGATGAAGTTAAACAGGATATTTTAAATTTTGATTTGAAAACTAGATTATCTAATAGCATCGACATTTCTTTTATAGGGATAGATAATTTCTCTGATAAGTTTGAAAGAATTGCTAATGTTCCAATATATAGGTCAGATGTTATTGTAAGGAATTCTCAATCTTTGCAAAAGACAAAATATTCACAACCTCCAGTTTTAAGACTTAATGGTTCTTCTTTAAAGCAATTAGGAATTTCTAATGGTGAAATGGTGAAAATATCTAGTAGTGGTAATAGCATAAAAGTAATTGCTATAAATGATGATTGCGTTCCAGATCAAGGTTTATATTTGCCAGCTGCGTTTGAAGAAACAGCTGCTTTAGGTTGGTCTTTTGAAGATATTAATGTGGAAAAATTATGA
- the nuoF gene encoding NADH-quinone oxidoreductase subunit NuoF: MNLKEFEIKFDDGLKPYPIDTIESRSTCFHGRHISPQIFAGINGYNWRIEDYLTRNGYDSIKKIIQSKMSPNDVIEEIKSSGLRGRGGAGFPTGLKWSFMPKNLSKKYLVCNSDEGEPGTFKDRDILRFNPHLVIEGMLIAAYAMGISTGYNYIHGEIFDVYKRFEEALDEARAYGFLGENILNSNFSFNLYAVHGYGAYICGEETALLESLEGKKGRPRFKPPFPANVGLYDCPTNINNTETFAAVPWIILNGSEKYLESGKINNAGTKIFSVSGDVEFPGNYEIPLGTPFSVLLELAGGVVKGNKLKAVIPGGSSSPILPADIIMNCSMDYDSISKAGSMLGSGAVIVIDETRCIVNTLLRLSYFYYEESCGQCTPCREGTGWIYRILSRIEKGDANVEDLELLNSISHNIMGNTICALGDAAAMPVISFLKHFKHEFLYHITHKSCLVQKYL; encoded by the coding sequence ATGAATTTAAAAGAATTTGAGATTAAATTTGATGATGGTTTGAAGCCGTATCCTATTGATACGATAGAAAGCAGATCTACATGTTTCCATGGTAGGCATATTTCTCCTCAAATTTTTGCTGGAATTAATGGTTACAATTGGAGAATAGAGGATTATCTAACTAGAAATGGCTATGATTCTATAAAAAAAATTATACAATCTAAGATGTCTCCTAATGATGTTATAGAGGAGATTAAATCGTCTGGATTGAGAGGCAGGGGAGGAGCAGGATTTCCAACTGGTTTAAAATGGAGCTTTATGCCAAAAAATTTATCCAAAAAATATCTTGTTTGCAATTCTGATGAGGGTGAACCTGGAACATTTAAAGATAGAGATATATTAAGATTTAATCCACATTTGGTTATAGAGGGTATGCTTATAGCAGCTTATGCTATGGGCATAAGTACTGGTTATAATTATATTCATGGTGAGATTTTTGATGTTTATAAGCGTTTTGAAGAAGCTTTAGACGAAGCTAGAGCATATGGTTTTTTAGGTGAAAATATATTAAATTCTAATTTTAGTTTTAATTTGTACGCAGTGCATGGCTATGGTGCTTATATTTGTGGGGAAGAAACTGCTTTATTAGAATCTCTAGAAGGTAAAAAAGGAAGACCTCGTTTTAAACCTCCATTTCCTGCTAATGTTGGATTATATGATTGTCCAACAAATATTAATAATACTGAAACATTTGCTGCTGTTCCTTGGATCATATTGAATGGTTCAGAAAAGTATCTAGAATCTGGGAAAATTAATAATGCTGGAACCAAGATATTTTCTGTTAGTGGAGATGTAGAATTTCCTGGTAACTATGAAATTCCACTTGGCACACCATTTTCTGTTCTTTTAGAGCTTGCTGGTGGTGTGGTTAAAGGTAATAAATTGAAAGCTGTAATTCCTGGAGGGTCAAGTTCACCGATTCTTCCTGCTGATATAATTATGAATTGTAGTATGGATTATGATTCCATATCAAAAGCAGGATCTATGCTTGGTTCTGGTGCCGTTATTGTTATTGATGAAACTAGGTGCATTGTAAATACTCTTCTAAGATTATCATATTTTTATTATGAAGAAAGTTGTGGACAATGTACTCCTTGTAGAGAAGGGACAGGTTGGATATATCGTATTTTATCTAGGATCGAAAAGGGTGATGCTAATGTTGAAGATCTAGAATTATTGAATTCTATTTCACATAATATAATGGGTAATACCATTTGTGCTCTAGGGGATGCAGCAGCTATGCCTGTTATAAGTTTTTTAAAACATTTTAAACATGAATTTTTGTATCATATAACACATAAATCTTGTTTAGTACAAAAATATTTGTAG
- the nuoE gene encoding NADH-quinone oxidoreductase subunit NuoE, which yields MLLSKKSYQKIDTELAKFPADRRQSALIAALTIAQEDKSWLSPEIIEDVANYIGISPITAQEVVTFYNMFNVKHMGKNKISVCTNLSCSFRGSNEIATYLKRKLGINFNETSDNKQFTLVESECLGACGDAPVLLINNKHMCARMTKEKVNSLIDILSKEDGE from the coding sequence ATGTTGCTTTCTAAAAAATCATATCAGAAAATAGATACGGAATTGGCAAAATTTCCTGCTGATAGACGTCAATCTGCTTTAATAGCAGCTTTAACAATTGCACAGGAAGATAAATCTTGGTTATCTCCAGAAATTATAGAAGATGTCGCTAATTACATAGGTATTTCTCCTATAACAGCTCAAGAAGTTGTTACTTTCTATAATATGTTCAATGTTAAACATATGGGGAAAAATAAGATTTCCGTATGTACTAATCTTTCATGTTCATTTCGTGGTAGTAACGAAATTGCTACATATTTAAAAAGAAAATTGGGTATAAACTTTAATGAAACAAGTGATAACAAACAGTTTACTTTGGTTGAAAGTGAATGCTTAGGAGCTTGTGGTGATGCTCCTGTTTTGTTGATTAATAACAAACATATGTGTGCCAGAATGACTAAAGAAAAAGTTAATTCTCTTATTGATATTCTTTCAAAAGAAGATGGGGAATAA
- a CDS encoding NADH-quinone oxidoreductase subunit D, with translation MDIKTYTLNFGPQHPAAHGVLRLILELNGEVVQKADPHIGLLHRATEKLIENKTYIQGLPYMDRLDYVSMMCNEHAYVMTIEKLLGIQVPLRAQYIRVMFDEITRILNHLMSLGSHALDVGAMAVFLYAFREREDLMDCYEAVSGARMHAAYYRPGGVYRDLPNSMPMYTDASREIRNKKDFDRMNEARSGSLLDFIDDFTERFPKCIDEYESLLTDNRIWKQRLVGIGVVSPDRAKALGFTGPMLRGSGVVWDLRKNQPYEVYDNLCFDIPIGVNGDCYDRYLVRMAEMRESNKIIRQCIEWLRNNPGDVIAESCKYVPPKRIDMKTGMEELIHHFKFFSEGFCIPVGEAYSSVEHPKGEFGIYILSDGANKPYRIKIRAPGFAHLQSLDEMSRGHMISDVVTIIGTQDIVFGEIDR, from the coding sequence CAAAAAGCAGACCCACATATAGGTCTGTTACATAGAGCAACGGAAAAATTAATAGAAAATAAAACATATATACAAGGTCTACCTTACATGGATCGTTTGGATTATGTTTCTATGATGTGTAATGAGCATGCTTATGTTATGACCATTGAGAAACTTTTAGGGATTCAAGTACCGTTAAGAGCTCAATATATCAGAGTAATGTTTGATGAAATCACGAGAATATTGAATCATCTTATGTCTTTAGGTTCCCATGCACTGGATGTTGGGGCCATGGCAGTATTCTTATATGCATTTCGTGAACGTGAAGATTTGATGGATTGTTATGAAGCTGTTTCTGGCGCAAGGATGCATGCTGCTTATTATAGGCCTGGTGGTGTATATAGAGATCTACCGAATTCTATGCCAATGTATACAGATGCTTCTAGAGAAATAAGGAATAAAAAAGATTTTGATAGAATGAATGAAGCTCGTTCAGGTTCTTTATTGGATTTTATCGATGATTTTACTGAAAGATTCCCAAAATGTATAGATGAGTATGAGTCTTTATTGACAGACAATCGTATTTGGAAACAGAGACTTGTTGGTATCGGTGTCGTTAGTCCTGATAGGGCAAAGGCATTGGGTTTTACTGGTCCTATGTTACGAGGTTCAGGTGTTGTTTGGGATTTACGTAAAAATCAACCTTATGAAGTTTATGATAATCTTTGTTTTGATATTCCTATTGGGGTTAATGGGGATTGTTACGACAGATATTTGGTGCGTATGGCTGAAATGAGGGAAAGTAATAAAATTATTAGACAATGTATAGAATGGTTACGTAATAATCCAGGCGATGTTATAGCAGAGAGTTGTAAGTATGTTCCTCCTAAAAGAATAGATATGAAGACAGGTATGGAAGAGCTAATTCATCATTTTAAGTTTTTTAGTGAAGGTTTTTGCATACCAGTTGGAGAGGCATATTCTTCTGTAGAACATCCTAAAGGCGAATTTGGGATATATATATTATCTGATGGTGCTAATAAACCATATCGCATTAAGATTCGTGCACCAGGTTTTGCCCATTTGCAGTCTTTAGATGAAATGTCAAGGGGGCATATGATATCAGATGTTGTAACTATTATAGGAACGCAAGATATTGTATTTGGTGAAATAGATAGGTAA